From Pan paniscus chromosome 9, NHGRI_mPanPan1-v2.0_pri, whole genome shotgun sequence, the proteins below share one genomic window:
- the DAGLA gene encoding diacylglycerol lipase-alpha isoform X1 has product MPGIVVFRRRWSVGSDDLVLPAIFLFLLHTTWFVILSVVLFGLVYNPHEACSLNLVDHGRGYLGILLSCMIAEMAIIWLSMRGGILYTEPRDSMQYVLYVRLAILVIEFIYAIVGIVWLTQYYTSCNDLTAKNVTLGMVVCNWVVILSVCITVLCVFDPTGRTFVKLRATKRRQRNLRTYNLRHRLEEGQATSWSRRLKVFLCCTRTKDSQSDAYSEIAYLFAEFFRDLDIVPSDIIAGLVLLRQRQRAKRNAVLDEANNDILAFLSGMPVTRNTKYLDLKNSQEMLRYKEVCYYMLFALAAYGWPMYLMRKPACGLCQLARSCSCCLCPARPRFAPGVTIEEDNCCGCNAIAIRRHFLDENMTAVDIVYTSCHDAVYETPFYVAVDHDKKKVVISIRGTLSPKDALTDLTGDAERLPVEGHHGTWLGHKGMVLSAEYIKKKLEQEMVLSQAFGRDLGRGTKHYGLIVVGHSLGAGTAAILSFLLRPQYPTLKCFAYSPPGGLLSEDAMEYSKEFVTAVVLGKDLVPRIGLSQLEGFRRQLLDVLQRSTKPKWRIIVGATKCIPKSELPEEVEVTTLASTRLWTHPSDLTIALSASTPLYPPGRIIHVVHNHPAEQCCCCEQEEPTYFAIWGDNKAFNEVIISPAMLHEHLPYVVMEGLNKVLENYNKGKTALLSAAKVMVSPTEVDLTPELIFQQQPLPTGPPMPTGLALELPTADHRNSSVRSKSQSEMSLEGFSEGRLLSPVVAAAARQDPVELLLLSTQERLAAELQARRAPLATMESLSDTESLYSFDSRRSSGFRSIRGSPSLHAVLERDEGHLFYIDPAIPEENPSLSSRTELLAADSLSKHSQDTQPLEAALGSGGVTPERPPSAAANDEEEEVGGGGGGLASRGELALHNGRLGDSPSPQVLEFAEFIDSLFNLDSKSSSFQDLYCMVVPESPTSDYAEGPKSPSQQEILLRAQFEPNLVPKPPRLFAGSADPSSGISLSPSFPLSSSGELMDLTPTGLSSQECLAADKIRTSTPTGHGASPAKQDELVISAR; this is encoded by the exons ATGCCTGGGATCGTGGTGTTCCGGCGGCGCTGGTCTGTGGGCAGTGATGACCTCGTCCTACCGGccatcttcctctttctcctgcaTACCACCTG GTTTGTGATCCTGTCCGTGGTGCTCTTCGGCCTGGTCTATAACCCGCACGAGGCCTGCTCCCTGAACCTGGTGGACCACGGCCGCGGCTACCTGGGCATCCTGCTGAGCTGCATGATCGCTGAGATGGCCATCATCTGGCTGAGCATGCGCGGGGGCATCCTCTACACGGAGCCCCGTGACTCCATGCAGTACGTGCTCTACGTGCGCCTGG CCATCCTGGTGATCGAGTTCATCTACGCCATCGTGGGCATCGTCTGGCTCACTCAGTACTACACCTCCTGCAACGACCTCACTGCCAAGAATGTCACCCTCG GAATGGTTGTCTGCAACTGGGTAGTCATCCTCAGTGTGTGCATCACTGTCCTCTGCGTCTTCGACCCCACGGGCCGCACCTTTGTCAAGCTGAGAGCCACCAAGAGGAGGCAGCGTAACCTGCGGACCTACAACCTGCG GCACCGCTTAGAGGAGGGTCAAGCCACCAGCTGGTCGCGCCGGCTCAAAGTGTTCCTCTGCTGCACGCGGACGAAGGACTCCCAGTCA GATGCCTACTCAGAAATCGCCTACCTCTTTGCGGAGTTCTTCCGGGACCTTGACATTGTGCCATCCGACATCATTGCTGGCCTGGTGCTGCTCCGGCAGCGGCAGCGGGCCAAGCGCAACGCCGTGCTGGACGAG GCAAACAATGACATCTTGGCCTTCCTGTCTGGGATGCCGGTGACCAGAAACACCAAGTACCTCGACCTCAAGAATTCG CAAGAGATGCTCCGCTACAAAGAGGTCTGCTACTACATGCTCTTTGCCCTGGCTGCCTACGGGTGGCCCATGTACCTGATGCGGAAGCCCGCCTGCGGCCTCTGCCAACTGGCTCGGTCCTGCTC GTGTTGCCTGTGTCCTGCGAGGCCGCGGTTCGCCCCTGGAGTCACCATCGAGGAAGACAACTGCTGTGGCTGTAATGCCATTGCCATCCGGCGCCACTTCCTGGACGAGAACATGACTGCGGTGGACATCGTCTATACCTCCTGCCATGATGCG GTCTATGAAACGCCCTTCTACGTGGCGGTGGACCATGACAAGAAGAAAGTGGTGATCAGTATCCGGGGGACCCTGTCCCCCAAG GATGCCCTGACTGACCTGACGGGTGATGCTGAGCGCCTCCCCGTTGAGGGGCACCATGGCACCTGGCTGGGCCACAAG GGAATGGTCCTCTCAGCTGAGTACATCAAGAAGAAACTGGAGCAGGAGATGGTCCTGTCCCAGGCCTTTGGGCGAGACCTG GGCCGCGGAACCAAACACTACGGCCTGATTGTGGTGGGCCACTCCCTGGGCGCGGGCACTGCTGccatcctctccttccttctgcgcCCACAGTATCCGACCCTCAAGTGCTTTGCCTACTCCCCGCCAGGGGGCCTGCTGAG TGAGGATGCGATGGAGTATTCCAAGGAGTTCGTGACTGCTGTGGTTCTGGGCAAAGACCTCGTCCCCAG GATTGGCCTCTCCCAGCTGGAAGGCTTCCGCAGACAGCTCCTGGATGTCCTGCAGCGAAGCACCAAGCCCAAA TGGCGGATCATCGTGGGGGCCACCAAATGCATCCCCAAGTCGGAGCTGCCTGAGGAGGTAGAGGTGACCACCCTGGCCAGCACGCGGCTCTGGACCCACCCCAGCGACCTAACTATAGCCCTCTCAGCCAGCACTCCACTCTACCCGCCCGGCCGCATCATCCACGTGGTCCACAACCACCCTGCAGAGCAGTGCTG CTGCTGTGAGCAGGAGGAGCCCACGTACTTTGCCATCTGGGGAGACAACAAGGCCTTCAATGAGGTGATCATCTCGCCAGCCATGCTGCATGAGCACCTGCCCTATGTGGTCATGGAGGGGCTCAACAAG GTGCTGGAGAACTACAACAAGGGGAAGACCGCTCTGCTCTCTGCAGCCAAGGTCATGGTGAGCCCTACCGAGGTGGACCTGACTCCTGAGCTCATCTTCCAGCAGCAGCCACTCCCCACGGGGCCGCCCATGCCCACTGGCCTTGCCCTGGAGCTGCCGACTGCAGACCACCGCAACAGCAGCGTCAG GAGCAAGTCCCAGTCTGAGATGAGCCTGGAGGGCTTCTCGGAGGGGCGGCTGCTGTCGCCAGTGGTTGCGGCGGCGGCCCGCCAGGACCCggtggagctgctgctgctgtccaCCCAGGAGCGGCTGGCGGCGGAGCTGCAGGCCCGGCGGGCACCACTGGCCACCATGGAGAGCCTCTCGGACACTGAGTCCCTGTACAGCTTCGACTCGCGCCGCTCCTCAGGCTTCCGCAGCATCCGGGGCTCCCCCAGCCTCCACGCTGTGCTGGAGCGTGATGAAGGCCACCTCTTCTACATTGACCCTGCCATCCCCGAGGAAAACCCGTCCCTGAGCTCGCGCACTGAGCTGCTGGCGGCCGACAGCCTGTCCAAGCACTCACAGGACACACAGCCCCTGGAGGCGGCCCTGGGCAGCGGCGGCGTCACTCCTGAGCGGCCCCCCAGTGCTGCGGCCAATGACGAGGAGGAAGAGGTTGGCGGTGGGGGTGGCGGGCTGGCCTCCCGCGGGGAGCTGGCGCTGCACAATGGGCGCCTGGGGGACTCGCCCAGTCCTCAGGTGCTGGAATTCGCCGAGTTCATCGACAGCCTCTTCAACCTGGACAGCAAGAGCAGCTCCTTCCAAGACCTCTACTGCATGGTGGTGCCCGAGAGCCCCACCAGTGACTACGCCGAGGGCCCCAAGTCCCCCAGCCAGCAAGAGATCCTGCTCCGTGCCCAGTTCGAGCCCAACCTGGTGCCCAAGCCCCCACGGCTCTTTGCCGGCTCAGCCGACCCCTCCTCGGGCATCTCACTCTCGCCCTCCTTCCCGCTCAGCTCCTCGGGTGAGCTCATGGACCTGACGCCCACGGGCCTCAGTAGCCAGGAATGCCTGGCGGCTGACAAGATCCGGACTTCTACCCCCACTGGCCACGGAGCCAGCCCCGCCAAGCAAGATGAGCTGGTCATCTCAGCACGCTAG
- the DAGLA gene encoding diacylglycerol lipase-alpha isoform X2 produces the protein MPGIVVFRRRWSVGSDDLVLPAIFLFLLHTTWFVILSVVLFGLVYNPHEACSLNLVDHGRGYLGILLSCMIAEMAIIWLSMRGGILYTEPRDSMQYVLYVRLAILVIEFIYAIVGIVWLTQYYTSCNDLTAKNVTLGMVVCNWVVILSVCITVLCVFDPTGRTFVKLRATKRRQRNLRTYNLRHRLEEGQATSWSRRLKVFLCCTRTKDSQSDAYSEIAYLFAEFFRDLDIVPSDIIAGLVLLRQRQRAKRNAVLDEANNDILAFLSGMPVTRNTKYLDLKNSQEMLRYKEVCYYMLFALAAYGWPMYLMRKPACGLCQLARSCSCCLCPARPRFAPGVTIEEDNCCGCNAIAIRRHFLDENMTAVDIVYTSCHDADALTDLTGDAERLPVEGHHGTWLGHKGMVLSAEYIKKKLEQEMVLSQAFGRDLGRGTKHYGLIVVGHSLGAGTAAILSFLLRPQYPTLKCFAYSPPGGLLSEDAMEYSKEFVTAVVLGKDLVPRIGLSQLEGFRRQLLDVLQRSTKPKWRIIVGATKCIPKSELPEEVEVTTLASTRLWTHPSDLTIALSASTPLYPPGRIIHVVHNHPAEQCCCCEQEEPTYFAIWGDNKAFNEVIISPAMLHEHLPYVVMEGLNKVLENYNKGKTALLSAAKVMVSPTEVDLTPELIFQQQPLPTGPPMPTGLALELPTADHRNSSVRSKSQSEMSLEGFSEGRLLSPVVAAAARQDPVELLLLSTQERLAAELQARRAPLATMESLSDTESLYSFDSRRSSGFRSIRGSPSLHAVLERDEGHLFYIDPAIPEENPSLSSRTELLAADSLSKHSQDTQPLEAALGSGGVTPERPPSAAANDEEEEVGGGGGGLASRGELALHNGRLGDSPSPQVLEFAEFIDSLFNLDSKSSSFQDLYCMVVPESPTSDYAEGPKSPSQQEILLRAQFEPNLVPKPPRLFAGSADPSSGISLSPSFPLSSSGELMDLTPTGLSSQECLAADKIRTSTPTGHGASPAKQDELVISAR, from the exons ATGCCTGGGATCGTGGTGTTCCGGCGGCGCTGGTCTGTGGGCAGTGATGACCTCGTCCTACCGGccatcttcctctttctcctgcaTACCACCTG GTTTGTGATCCTGTCCGTGGTGCTCTTCGGCCTGGTCTATAACCCGCACGAGGCCTGCTCCCTGAACCTGGTGGACCACGGCCGCGGCTACCTGGGCATCCTGCTGAGCTGCATGATCGCTGAGATGGCCATCATCTGGCTGAGCATGCGCGGGGGCATCCTCTACACGGAGCCCCGTGACTCCATGCAGTACGTGCTCTACGTGCGCCTGG CCATCCTGGTGATCGAGTTCATCTACGCCATCGTGGGCATCGTCTGGCTCACTCAGTACTACACCTCCTGCAACGACCTCACTGCCAAGAATGTCACCCTCG GAATGGTTGTCTGCAACTGGGTAGTCATCCTCAGTGTGTGCATCACTGTCCTCTGCGTCTTCGACCCCACGGGCCGCACCTTTGTCAAGCTGAGAGCCACCAAGAGGAGGCAGCGTAACCTGCGGACCTACAACCTGCG GCACCGCTTAGAGGAGGGTCAAGCCACCAGCTGGTCGCGCCGGCTCAAAGTGTTCCTCTGCTGCACGCGGACGAAGGACTCCCAGTCA GATGCCTACTCAGAAATCGCCTACCTCTTTGCGGAGTTCTTCCGGGACCTTGACATTGTGCCATCCGACATCATTGCTGGCCTGGTGCTGCTCCGGCAGCGGCAGCGGGCCAAGCGCAACGCCGTGCTGGACGAG GCAAACAATGACATCTTGGCCTTCCTGTCTGGGATGCCGGTGACCAGAAACACCAAGTACCTCGACCTCAAGAATTCG CAAGAGATGCTCCGCTACAAAGAGGTCTGCTACTACATGCTCTTTGCCCTGGCTGCCTACGGGTGGCCCATGTACCTGATGCGGAAGCCCGCCTGCGGCCTCTGCCAACTGGCTCGGTCCTGCTC GTGTTGCCTGTGTCCTGCGAGGCCGCGGTTCGCCCCTGGAGTCACCATCGAGGAAGACAACTGCTGTGGCTGTAATGCCATTGCCATCCGGCGCCACTTCCTGGACGAGAACATGACTGCGGTGGACATCGTCTATACCTCCTGCCATGATGCG GATGCCCTGACTGACCTGACGGGTGATGCTGAGCGCCTCCCCGTTGAGGGGCACCATGGCACCTGGCTGGGCCACAAG GGAATGGTCCTCTCAGCTGAGTACATCAAGAAGAAACTGGAGCAGGAGATGGTCCTGTCCCAGGCCTTTGGGCGAGACCTG GGCCGCGGAACCAAACACTACGGCCTGATTGTGGTGGGCCACTCCCTGGGCGCGGGCACTGCTGccatcctctccttccttctgcgcCCACAGTATCCGACCCTCAAGTGCTTTGCCTACTCCCCGCCAGGGGGCCTGCTGAG TGAGGATGCGATGGAGTATTCCAAGGAGTTCGTGACTGCTGTGGTTCTGGGCAAAGACCTCGTCCCCAG GATTGGCCTCTCCCAGCTGGAAGGCTTCCGCAGACAGCTCCTGGATGTCCTGCAGCGAAGCACCAAGCCCAAA TGGCGGATCATCGTGGGGGCCACCAAATGCATCCCCAAGTCGGAGCTGCCTGAGGAGGTAGAGGTGACCACCCTGGCCAGCACGCGGCTCTGGACCCACCCCAGCGACCTAACTATAGCCCTCTCAGCCAGCACTCCACTCTACCCGCCCGGCCGCATCATCCACGTGGTCCACAACCACCCTGCAGAGCAGTGCTG CTGCTGTGAGCAGGAGGAGCCCACGTACTTTGCCATCTGGGGAGACAACAAGGCCTTCAATGAGGTGATCATCTCGCCAGCCATGCTGCATGAGCACCTGCCCTATGTGGTCATGGAGGGGCTCAACAAG GTGCTGGAGAACTACAACAAGGGGAAGACCGCTCTGCTCTCTGCAGCCAAGGTCATGGTGAGCCCTACCGAGGTGGACCTGACTCCTGAGCTCATCTTCCAGCAGCAGCCACTCCCCACGGGGCCGCCCATGCCCACTGGCCTTGCCCTGGAGCTGCCGACTGCAGACCACCGCAACAGCAGCGTCAG GAGCAAGTCCCAGTCTGAGATGAGCCTGGAGGGCTTCTCGGAGGGGCGGCTGCTGTCGCCAGTGGTTGCGGCGGCGGCCCGCCAGGACCCggtggagctgctgctgctgtccaCCCAGGAGCGGCTGGCGGCGGAGCTGCAGGCCCGGCGGGCACCACTGGCCACCATGGAGAGCCTCTCGGACACTGAGTCCCTGTACAGCTTCGACTCGCGCCGCTCCTCAGGCTTCCGCAGCATCCGGGGCTCCCCCAGCCTCCACGCTGTGCTGGAGCGTGATGAAGGCCACCTCTTCTACATTGACCCTGCCATCCCCGAGGAAAACCCGTCCCTGAGCTCGCGCACTGAGCTGCTGGCGGCCGACAGCCTGTCCAAGCACTCACAGGACACACAGCCCCTGGAGGCGGCCCTGGGCAGCGGCGGCGTCACTCCTGAGCGGCCCCCCAGTGCTGCGGCCAATGACGAGGAGGAAGAGGTTGGCGGTGGGGGTGGCGGGCTGGCCTCCCGCGGGGAGCTGGCGCTGCACAATGGGCGCCTGGGGGACTCGCCCAGTCCTCAGGTGCTGGAATTCGCCGAGTTCATCGACAGCCTCTTCAACCTGGACAGCAAGAGCAGCTCCTTCCAAGACCTCTACTGCATGGTGGTGCCCGAGAGCCCCACCAGTGACTACGCCGAGGGCCCCAAGTCCCCCAGCCAGCAAGAGATCCTGCTCCGTGCCCAGTTCGAGCCCAACCTGGTGCCCAAGCCCCCACGGCTCTTTGCCGGCTCAGCCGACCCCTCCTCGGGCATCTCACTCTCGCCCTCCTTCCCGCTCAGCTCCTCGGGTGAGCTCATGGACCTGACGCCCACGGGCCTCAGTAGCCAGGAATGCCTGGCGGCTGACAAGATCCGGACTTCTACCCCCACTGGCCACGGAGCCAGCCCCGCCAAGCAAGATGAGCTGGTCATCTCAGCACGCTAG